One genomic window of Acidobacteriota bacterium includes the following:
- a CDS encoding radical SAM protein yields MLHFIVAARFAQTHAQTQGIGAPAIDQSVIHPPNARSVLLMSPPAGKSQLGKVPMPPLGLAWLAAVLEEDGHRVEILDCPARQMDYPALERALGDTRPDLVGITGTTWTRYEQFRAARLSKRVLPDVPLVLGGPHVTFASRNTLEKIAEVDFVVRGEGEVPMRQLVTALAGSGDMTAVAGLSFRRDGEIVDNPVGAFIEDLDSIPVPARHLLDIPAYGQTLFGQKATTVMSSRGCPVFCSFCSTSVMWGVRHRRRSAARVADEIEDLLGRYGLGAIWFFDDTFTLNRAHVVGILDEIERRKLRFTWYCEIRVNTVDFDLLKRMRSLGCRFVSFGVETASPVMLKRIHKGIKLEQVERVLDWCKRLDIYTKAFFMFGLPDETFEDGMMTVRFMRRTKPLINQLALGAGCSIMPGTEVERYARQRGLMAEDFDWTSERYYPENRMNNRPIAVPTLLQPQMGLRELNRLKFEYYGAGAISGYNLRARLGAMRSPADAWNLLKLGVVFLGYVFRRGVRPRRDESIEQPPQ; encoded by the coding sequence ATGCTACACTTTATTGTGGCTGCCCGGTTCGCACAGACGCACGCACAGACGCAGGGAATCGGCGCACCCGCCATCGACCAATCCGTGATCCACCCGCCCAACGCCCGGAGCGTTCTTCTCATGTCGCCGCCCGCCGGCAAGTCGCAGCTGGGCAAGGTGCCGATGCCGCCGCTCGGACTTGCGTGGCTGGCTGCGGTTCTCGAAGAAGACGGTCACCGCGTCGAGATCCTCGATTGTCCGGCCCGCCAGATGGACTACCCGGCACTCGAGCGGGCGCTCGGCGACACGCGGCCGGATCTGGTCGGCATTACGGGCACGACCTGGACGCGGTACGAGCAATTCCGAGCCGCCCGGCTCAGCAAGCGCGTGCTGCCCGACGTGCCTCTTGTGCTCGGCGGCCCGCATGTGACGTTTGCGTCTCGCAATACGCTCGAGAAGATCGCCGAGGTGGACTTCGTCGTCAGAGGCGAGGGCGAGGTACCGATGCGCCAACTGGTGACCGCGCTGGCTGGCTCTGGGGACATGACCGCCGTAGCGGGCCTGTCATTCCGGCGCGACGGCGAGATCGTTGACAACCCCGTCGGGGCCTTCATCGAGGATCTGGATTCGATTCCCGTTCCCGCCCGCCACCTGCTCGATATCCCCGCCTATGGGCAGACGCTCTTCGGCCAGAAGGCGACCACCGTCATGAGTTCGCGCGGGTGCCCGGTCTTTTGCTCGTTCTGCTCGACCTCTGTGATGTGGGGCGTCCGCCATCGCCGCCGCTCGGCCGCACGCGTCGCCGACGAAATCGAAGATCTGCTCGGCCGGTACGGCCTGGGCGCCATCTGGTTCTTCGACGACACGTTTACGCTCAATCGCGCGCACGTGGTCGGCATCCTCGACGAGATCGAACGGCGCAAGCTGCGGTTCACCTGGTACTGCGAGATTCGTGTGAATACCGTCGACTTCGACCTGCTGAAACGGATGAGGAGTCTCGGGTGCCGGTTCGTCTCCTTCGGCGTCGAGACCGCTTCGCCGGTGATGCTCAAGCGGATTCACAAAGGGATTAAGCTCGAGCAGGTCGAGCGGGTCCTCGACTGGTGCAAGAGGCTCGACATCTATACGAAGGCATTCTTCATGTTCGGCCTGCCTGACGAGACGTTCGAGGACGGCATGATGACGGTGCGCTTCATGAGGCGCACCAAGCCGCTCATCAACCAGCTCGCGCTCGGCGCCGGCTGCAGCATCATGCCCGGCACCGAGGTCGAGCGCTACGCCAGGCAGCGGGGCCTGATGGCGGAGGATTTCGACTGGACCAGCGAGCGGTACTATCCGGAGAACCGCATGAACAACCGGCCGATCGCGGTGCCGACGCTGCTGCAGCCGCAGATGGGCCTTCGCGAGCTCAACCGGCTGAAGTTCGAGTACTACGGCGCCGGGGCCATCAGCGGTTACAACCTCCGCGCAAGGCTGGGCGCCATGCGGTCGCCCGCCGACGCGTGGAACCTGTTGAAGCTGGGCGTGGTCTTTCTCGGGTACGTGTTCCGGCGCGGTGTCCGCCCGCGAAGGGACGAGTCAATCGAACAGCCGCCCCAATAG